Below is a genomic region from Candidatus Krumholzibacteriia bacterium.
CACGGCATGAGTGAGCGCGGGATGGGATCGGCCGTGGGGCAGGTTCCCGAGTACACGGAGATGATCACGGCCTGGGTAAAGGAAGTCGCGCAGACTCCCGTTCTGGTCAAGCTCACCCCGAACATCACCGACATCCGTGCGACCGGCCGGGCGGCCAAACAGGGCGGAGCCGACGGCATCTCGCTCATCAATACGATCAACTCCATCATGGGCGTGGATCTGGAGACATTCCGTCCCATGCCCCATGTCGCAGGACGAGGTTCCCACGGCGGATACTGCGGCCCGGCAGTCAAGCCGATTGCCTTGAACATGGTGCAGTCCCTGGCTTCGGACCCCGAAGTGGATATTCCTCTTTCGGGCATCGGAGGAATCCAGGCCTGGCAGGATGCCGTGGAGTTCATGCTCCTGGGCGCCAGCAGCGTTCAAATCTGCACGGCGGCGATGCACTACGGCTTCCGTCTGGTCGAACACATGATCTCAGGCATGGAAGACTGGATGAGCGAACACGGTTTTGAGAAGACGACAGACTTCATCGGTCGTTCGGTTTCCCTGGTCGGAGGATGGAACGAACTGGATCTCGGCTACCGGGTTGTCGCAGAAATCAAACAGGAAGACTGCATCCATTGCGGCATCTGCTACATCGCCTGCGAAGACGGAAGCCACCAGTCGATCAGGGTCGAGAAGGTCAAAGAGGAGGATTTCCTCGCCTCTCCTGCAGGTTCACATTCCGCTTTCGAACACAGTGGCGGACGACGCTTCATGCCCGGCGCGGGCGAAGGCTATGTGAATGTCTTTGAAGTAGACCGGGAGACCTGCGTCGGTTGCAACCTCTGCTCTCTGGCCTGTCCCGTTCCGGGGTGCATTGAAATGGTCGAGAAGGACTCCGGACTTCCCTCCATGACGGTTGTTGAATACCACGAGAAACTGTCACGGGGCGAGATTGAGCCCATTCGACCCCCGGAAGACCACCGATAAAAAAAGCCGGGCATGAGCCCGGCAGGTGGAGGCGGCGGGAATCGAACCCGCGTCCGAAAAAACCTCAACGAAAGCGTCTACAAGTGTAGTCCGGCATTGAGTCTCATTTTCCGCGAGGGGGCCAAACGCACCTTCGGAAAACCAGCCTGGAAATTCTCGTGCTGATGCGTCAGGCCCGCAACAGAACCAGTCTCAGTGTTTGATACCCGACCCCGCTCCCTGAGACGCAAAGCGGGCGGGCATGGGGCTATTTAAGCCGCCAGAGCGAAGTTATCGTTCGCAGTTAAAATTGTGTCCGATACTTGATAACGGGGCTGAATCGGATTCCCCGACTTGCGGCTCTCGCCTCGTGAATCCCCGTCGAAACCAGGTCGCCCCCGGGATTCTCCCGTAAATCTAGTGGAATTCAGCAATTATGTCAAATGCACCGCTTCCGGAAAAGCGGACTATTTCAGACAATCAGGTATGAATACCCACAGAAGGAGATGGATGGCAAGAGCTTATGTCATTTTACATGGGCTTTTACCTTGCGAATGTGCTATACTGAACGCGGAAGTGGAGCATTTTAACTCCTGTACATATTCTGGTTTGTCCGAACCGCTTGAGCAACGAGGATGGGGAATAGTAATATGCCCCACTCTCTTGATTTTGCAACTTTTGCGATACCCGCTACTTGAGGGGCATAGGCCCTCTGGTGGCATAAAGCGGAACAGTGATGAAGACATCCTTGCCTGACATCCTTTGCGGTCTCATGATCGTCCTGTCATTGGCCCTCCCGGCCGATGCCGTGCTGTATCGTGTATCGCCCCCAGGCTCGGAACCCGCCGGCTCAGACTCTGACTTCCCGGACATCCAGTCTGCCGTCGATGCTTCTGTGGACGGAGATATCATCGAGCTGGCCGCGGGCATCTTCTTCGGCCCCGGCAATGTCGATATCGATCTTCAGGGCAAGGCCATCGCCATTCGCTCCATCGATGCCAATCCCAACAGTAGCGTCATTGACTGCCAGGGAAGCCCCGGCTCCCCCCATCGCGCCTTCCTTGCGGTATCCGGAGAAGGCCCGGCGACCGTCCTGGAGGGAATCACCATTCTCGGGGGCCACATGGCAGGCTCCTGGCCCGAGCATGCGGGTGCCGCCATTCTCTGTCGCAACGCTTCCTCCCCTTCCATCGTGAACTGTTTCTTCCGCGACAACCATGCGGGCAGCGGCGGCGCGATCAGTTGTGACGGATTGAGTTCGCCCCGGATCCTCTATTGCCGCTTTGAAAACAACGACGCCGTCTACTACGGAGGGGCGATCTACTGCCACGAGCGCTCTTCCCCGACCCTGAGGGGCTGTTACTTTCTCGGCAATGCGGCTGGCTACTACGGAGGCGGCCTGAGGACGGTCTTCTCCAGCCCGCTGATCCTGGACTGCACCTTTGTGGACAATGAAGCCGGAGAAGGAGGCGGCGGGCTTGCTTTCTCGGGCAGCTCTGCACCGGAGCTTCTCCAGTGCACCATCGTCGGCAATGTGACGGGTGGAAACTCCGGAGGAATCTACAGCTATTATTCCGAGCCGCTAATCCGCAAAACCCTGATCGCCTTCAATTCAGGAAGTGCCGTGGATGTCTACGGCGACCAGCTTCCCATGCTCGAACAGTGCGACATCTTCGGAAACCTGGGAGGCGACTGGATCGACGCCATTGCACCGCAGCTCGGAACTTACGGTAACTTCTCCGAAGACCCACTCTTCTGCGACGAACATGACCGGGACTCCTTCACCGTAGCCAGCAACTCGCCCTGCGCACCCGACTGCAATTCCTGTGAGGATCAGATCGGCGCATGGCCGGTGGGCTGCCTGAACTTCAGTGCCCAGGAGACTTCCTGGAGTGAACTGAAAGCCATGGGGTGGTCCCCATGATGATGATGCTTACGGCAGGGGCAGTGAAACAGAAGACGCTCCACTCTTCCACTGCTCTTCTATCATTGCTCCTGCCACTTTTTCCCTGGCGACTGGCCGGGAATGACCGATGTCCCTCCGGGGACAGCGCGCCCTTTTGACCAGGCGCTATCCGAACCGTCGGTCAAGCCTCTCCCGGGAAACCGGGAGGGGTTTTTTATTTGATGTGCCGCAGGGGAGTGCTCCGGGCTTTCTCCGGGTTCGCCGGGAGCGGCAGTGCTAGATTTCGGTGAGTTGAAAAGCATGTGCGAATAGGGACATTGCACGCCACGCGAGTCATGGGTACAAATTACCCCGTAGCTGGCCAACCGCAGCGCCGTCAGAACGGCCCGCAGGAAGATGCGAAGCAGGGATGAGACCGACTCGGGACGGTGAGTAGAATCAGAAGACCATGTTCGAGTTTTCGCAAAACAAGACGGCTTCCGCCTCCTTGTATTGCTGGTTCATTTGCACTGTCTCCAGAAATGACATGAAGATTCGTTCGATGGGTACCAACTGCCGAAGAAGAACACCCGTGCTCGACTGGTCTCGGTTGTTGAAGTGGTCCATTGCGACCTCAAGGCTGCAGGTCGTTGAAATGAAGCTGTCATTTCTCCGAACTTTCGGCTGTCCCGGACAAGAATAGCCTCGATACAAGGCTACGACCGTATGTCCCAGGCGCTCGTACAACTCGCGCACGAAGGCCAGCCTGTAGAGTATGTGATCCTCGCGGCGTTCTTTGCTCCACAATCCGTCGAAGAGACCCGGATCCCGAACCTGCTTGCCTTCAAATGAAACCAGACCCAACTCTGCGAGCACGATGCGGTGTCCCTTGACGAGTTCTCCGGAGTAGGGATTGCTTACGAATTGTATGGCAAAGGCTTCCTCAAGATCCCAGAGGTCTTTCGACATCATGAAGCGCTTGAGATCGCCACACAGAGTCAGGCTACCGGTTCGACTCGAGAAGTCCAACGAAGCTCCCGACGCCAGAAACTTCGACTCGGCCTCCAGCCATTCCCCAACACCTTTCCGCAGCGAGGTGATGTTGACTTCTGAACTCGCCTGATGCTTGGGATCCGCTTGAATTTCGAGCGGTTGATCCAGTCGCAAAATGGTCTCTGCATAGAGTGCAAGATCGTCCTTTGAGGCCTCGACGCTTCCCTCGGAAAATTGACAACGGCCCACGAATTCAAGAGGCAACTCCCAGTGAGCCCCCTTATCCTCAAAGTCGAGGATCTCGACCACGAACATGCCGGACCTATCCTTCACTTCGAGAACGCGTATGGGCGTTCTTCTGTTGTCGAGCATGCGTCCTTCATTCCCTTGAGCAATGTACTTGAGTTCTCCAGGATGAAAGGAGGAGTCGGGCAACAAGTCAGGGTTTTTCCGGTAGACCATGCCTTCTCCTTATGTACTGCCGAGTTGGATGCGGTATCTCATCACTTGTCAAGATCTGGCCGAACGGTTGCCCTTCGAGCCATCAATGCTCATAAGTGCGCGAAGCAGTTGGACACCGAGAGCCCTGCCTAATAGTGGCGGAACCGCATTGCCGATCTGCAAGCGCTTGTCGCCCATATTTCCGGTGAAGACAAATCTGTCAGGGATAGGGATTTCAAACGCATAGTCCCGCTCCCACATTCCGGATCATAGCAAATCCGGGGAGAATGTAGCACAGCGATCAGGCCGTTTCAATGCGCGGGTCGGGAAACTGTCGTGAGCACCCTTGCGTGGCCAGGGTGACGCATGGCGAACGCCGCGATTTCGCATTGGGCGCCAACACGCTACAGCAGTGATGCTTGTGGATTCAGGGCGGGGTCACCGGCTGGGCCAGTCAATCCAGCGGGGTGAGTATCAAGTCGCTGCGATCATCGACCAGCGGCTTGCGAAGGCTGTGCACGAACTGCCAAGGCGACCGGGAGGAGCAGGACTCCATCAGGAAGTTCCGAGGAGTCTCTCCGCAAAGCGCAGCAGTCCGAGAGGCCCGGTCATCATCATGTCGCCGCCGGGAGCGGGGAAGAGAGTGTCCAGATCGGTCTCGAGAAGGAGGCCCCGGTTCGGTCCGGTAACGAGAATTCGTTCCACAGCGTGGAAGCCGGGCGGGTCGAAGTGCACGGCACCTTCGCCTCCGTCTTCGCGAACCTGCTCGTCCGAGAAGTCACCGTCTGCGAATCGGCGGAGTGCGTCGCCGAGTTCGGAGGCGCGCTTGCGGAACATACGCGTGTGATGCTCCATGGCGGAAAGGACACGGTCGCCTCGAAAGACCCCCGCCATCAGGTGGCAGTTACCGACATTCACCAACAGATCCACCCCGTCGCTCGGGAGTTCGGCGCGGCAGCCCATGAGTGCGGACATGGGAGTGTCCGCCGCAAGAGCCGGGACACCGGGGAGGTCCTTTGCCAGGCGATCGAGTCCCGACTGCATGCGATAGAAACCACTGGGCAGGTCGTCGCGTGTGAACGCCAGAGCGGAGGGATGAGGGTTTTCAGAGAGCCGCTCCGCGAAGGTTCGGAATCGGGACACGCGATTCAACTCCCCCTCCTTGTACGCGCCGTGGTCCTGCACGGCGAACGCAACGGCATCGAGGTTCTCGAGGTCTTCGTCGTGCGCGTGGAGGAAGTCCCGAAGCGCGGGAATCTCCATTTCATCGAGATGAATGCGCGTGCCGTTACCGGAGCCTTCAGGGAGGTCGTCCGCGACTTCGATGCCGTCCTTTCGAACATCCTCGACACAGTTCCGAACGAGGAAGCAGGTGCGGGAAGTGGTTCGGACACGGTGCCCCTGCTTCACGAGTTCGCGGAGCGCGTAAGCAAGGGGGCCCCCGCCGACGGTGTCGCCCACGACATCCAGGTCGCCTGGCCTGGAGAGCACCCGTTCCGCATAGCGCTTGGCCGGAGCCCTGACGACCGCCTTGACGCAGTTCTCAAGGGTTCGGGTGGAGTCGTAGAGAAGGACATCCTTGGTGCCGTGCCCGATGTCGATGGCGAGGATGCGGTTCATGAGGAGGACCGCCCGGTTTCGTCGAGGTCCCGGAGTTCGTAGTAGTGACCGACTTCGCAGGAGCGACAGGTCGTGTCCCCCGTGGAGAGGAAGAGCTCTTCGCACTGATCGCAGGCGATGACCGGCGTTTCGATGCCGAGTTCACGGGTGGTCATTCGGATCGGTGTGGCGGTCAGGACCTTTCGGCGTGCTTCCAGCACCTGGAGTGAGACGGGCGCCCAGCGCTCGCCCTTCGGCAAAGAGTGGTCGAGCAGGCGGCGGAACCAGTGGTCGATGGTCGGGAACTCCGGCGTGCGGCGGGAGTCGAGGTGAATGCGATAGCCGAGTCCGGTATCCTTGTCATAAAAGGTGCAGGCGATCTTGTGCAGGTCCTGGACACGGAACTGTGTCTTCCCGAGACGATACCGTAGCACAGTGTGGATTCCGCTCGGGAGACAGAGCCAGTTTTCGATGACCGTTCCCATACGCTTGGTCTCCGGCATGAGTTCCAGCGCCCAGTCGGCCATGAAAACGGCGATCAAGGTGCCGGGGACCGGAAACCCGTGGAACTCAATCGCAAGGCGGATGAGGTCGTTGAGTGTGTACTCGCCAGGCTGGGCTTCAGTTGCGGAACCGGGGGGGGATTCGCCGCGTCGTCCTCGTTCGATGAGTTCGACTACTCGCTTTGCGTCAGTGTCGGGTGCGGTCATGTGGAGAATCTCCTTTTGAATAGATGAAATTCCTGACGATTCATGCGGGGAACAGTGGTTGTCCGCAACACTCATCCGAGCCGTCGCCCGGCGGTGCAGCCTGTCCTTGTGCGATGTCTGCGTAAGCACGCGCGCTTTCCACGGCTCCCGGAATACGCCGCAGGACTTCGTCGATGTCTTCCTCGGTCGTGTGGATGCCCAGGCTGAAGCGGATGGATCCGTCCACGCGTGAGGCGTCCATGCCCATGGCGCGGAGGACATGCGAGGGGCGGGGGTCTCCGGCGGCGCAGGCGGAACCCCTGCTGGCCGCGATCCCTTCCAGCGCGAGGGCATTGACGAGCGCACGTCCGGGCACATCGCCGAGATAGAGATGCGTGGTATTCGGGAGCCTGCCTGCACGATCGCCGTTCACCGATGAGCCGGGGAGCGCTGCGACAATCCCTTCCTCCAGGCGGTCGCGAAGCGTGGTGCACTTCGCCAGTCCCGCTGACCACGCAGGCTTGCGCACTTCCCGGATCCATGCGTGAAGTCCGGCCAATGCGGGAATGTCCGGCGTTCCGGCGCGGAGTCCGCCTTCCTGTTCGCCGCCGTGGACCCTCGCCATGATGCGCACGCCGTCGCGTACGAACAGGCACCCGATGCCAGGTGGTCCGTGGCTCTTGTGGAAGGAGAGAGTGAGCAGATCCGCAGCAAGTGCATCAATCTCCAGCGGAGCCCGACCAACGGCCTGCACCGCATCGACATGGAAGGGAACCGAAAGTTCCCGGCAGTGCGCCGAGATCGCCGCCACCGGCTGGAAGTGTCCGGTCTCGTTGTTTGCGAGCATGACCGAACAGAAGGCAGAGTCCCTGCGAATGGCATCAGCGACGGCGTCGGCCTCCACGATGCCCCCCGGGCCGGGCGGGACATGGGTGATTTCCCAGCCGTTTCTTGAGAGAAGGCGACAGACGGTGCCTACGGACGGGTGCTCGATGGCGGTCGTGACCGCGTGGCGTGCGTGGTTGCCGGCGAGGCGCGCATCGGCGATGCCCTTCAGGGCTAGGTTGTTGGCCTCGGTCCCGCCGGACGTGAAGACGATCCTACCGGCGGGGTTCCCGAGAAGTGAGGCGAGCGCTTCGCGGGTGTCCTCTACGATGCGAGCCGCACGGTGGCCGTCCTCGTGGGCACTTCCCGGATTCCCGCAAGGGCCTTCCAGCGCAGCCGTGATGGCAAGGACGACCGAAGGCAGCGGACGGCTGGTGGCGTTGTGGTCGAGATAGATGCCGGACATAAGGCCTCGGGTGCGCACAGGGCACGAAATGTGGAAGGACGGTCGAAGGGCCAGAGGCAGGAAATTCAAGCGCATGGTCCCGCCCACCGACATTCCGGATCGTAGCATATCCGGGGAAATCCTAGCACAGCGATTATCCAGTTTCAAACTCCGAGCAGGGAAAACTGTCACGAGCGTTCGATCTTCATGGCTTCGTTGATTCCCTCCAAGCCGTTGGCGATCAGGGCTTCCAGGACGTCGTCGATGGCGTTATCATCCTTGCGGTGGGTCATGTCGTAGGCTCCTTCTCGTTGATGGTTAGTTTCACCAACAAGAAGAGCGGACAAGGCCCGCCGTTTCAACGACGGAGATTGCCCCGGTCAGGCAGCCTCACCAGAGTTTACAGAAGAGAAGTTACACGCCCCCTGGATGAGACAGTTTTCAGCAAGGAGAAAGCGTGTGGTTGATAACCGGGGACATCCGACTAGATGCACACCTCTGGAAACAACAAAGCCCGCTGCTAAGTTATTGCAGCGGGCTTATTTATCTCGGTACGCCACCAGGGATTCGAACCCCGGACCGCCTGATTAAGAGTCAGATGCTCTGCCAGCTGAGCTAGTGGCGCAAAGCGGAGCACAGGGTAGGAAGCCCTGCGCTCGCTGTCAATAGTGCCTAGAAAGGCAAATCGTCCTCGGGCTCGGAATAGCTGCCGCCACTTTCAACCGTGGCCGCCGCCGGCTCCTTCTTCTCCTGGGAGTAGTCTCCCCCGGAAGCGCTCCCGGCATCGCCGGCCTTGCCGAGCATCACCATACTGAAGCAGCGAACCTCAGTGGTGTAGCGGGTCTGCCCTTCCTTGTCCTCCCACTTGCGAGTCTGGAGAGAACCCTCCACATAGATCTGCTTTCCCTTCTTGCAGTAGCGGGAAAGAGTTTCTGCGGTC
It encodes:
- the preA gene encoding NAD-dependent dihydropyrimidine dehydrogenase subunit PreA, with the protein product MKKPDLSTNTCGILSPNPFWLASAPPTNSGYQVRRAFEAGWGGVVWKTLAHEPIVNVSSRYGALDYDGRKIMGFNNIELISDRSLEDNLREIREIKRDFPGHAVVVSLMVESERERWHDIVRQTEDTGCDGLELNFGCPHGMSERGMGSAVGQVPEYTEMITAWVKEVAQTPVLVKLTPNITDIRATGRAAKQGGADGISLINTINSIMGVDLETFRPMPHVAGRGSHGGYCGPAVKPIALNMVQSLASDPEVDIPLSGIGGIQAWQDAVEFMLLGASSVQICTAAMHYGFRLVEHMISGMEDWMSEHGFEKTTDFIGRSVSLVGGWNELDLGYRVVAEIKQEDCIHCGICYIACEDGSHQSIRVEKVKEEDFLASPAGSHSAFEHSGGRRFMPGAGEGYVNVFEVDRETCVGCNLCSLACPVPGCIEMVEKDSGLPSMTVVEYHEKLSRGEIEPIRPPEDHR
- a CDS encoding right-handed parallel beta-helix repeat-containing protein, with translation MPDILCGLMIVLSLALPADAVLYRVSPPGSEPAGSDSDFPDIQSAVDASVDGDIIELAAGIFFGPGNVDIDLQGKAIAIRSIDANPNSSVIDCQGSPGSPHRAFLAVSGEGPATVLEGITILGGHMAGSWPEHAGAAILCRNASSPSIVNCFFRDNHAGSGGAISCDGLSSPRILYCRFENNDAVYYGGAIYCHERSSPTLRGCYFLGNAAGYYGGGLRTVFSSPLILDCTFVDNEAGEGGGGLAFSGSSAPELLQCTIVGNVTGGNSGGIYSYYSEPLIRKTLIAFNSGSAVDVYGDQLPMLEQCDIFGNLGGDWIDAIAPQLGTYGNFSEDPLFCDEHDRDSFTVASNSPCAPDCNSCEDQIGAWPVGCLNFSAQETSWSELKAMGWSP
- a CDS encoding DUF1786 family protein yields the protein MNRILAIDIGHGTKDVLLYDSTRTLENCVKAVVRAPAKRYAERVLSRPGDLDVVGDTVGGGPLAYALRELVKQGHRVRTTSRTCFLVRNCVEDVRKDGIEVADDLPEGSGNGTRIHLDEMEIPALRDFLHAHDEDLENLDAVAFAVQDHGAYKEGELNRVSRFRTFAERLSENPHPSALAFTRDDLPSGFYRMQSGLDRLAKDLPGVPALAADTPMSALMGCRAELPSDGVDLLVNVGNCHLMAGVFRGDRVLSAMEHHTRMFRKRASELGDALRRFADGDFSDEQVREDGGEGAVHFDPPGFHAVERILVTGPNRGLLLETDLDTLFPAPGGDMMMTGPLGLLRFAERLLGTS
- a CDS encoding FmdE family protein; protein product: MTAPDTDAKRVVELIERGRRGESPPGSATEAQPGEYTLNDLIRLAIEFHGFPVPGTLIAVFMADWALELMPETKRMGTVIENWLCLPSGIHTVLRYRLGKTQFRVQDLHKIACTFYDKDTGLGYRIHLDSRRTPEFPTIDHWFRRLLDHSLPKGERWAPVSLQVLEARRKVLTATPIRMTTRELGIETPVIACDQCEELFLSTGDTTCRSCEVGHYYELRDLDETGRSSS
- a CDS encoding cysteine desulfurase family protein produces the protein MRLNFLPLALRPSFHISCPVRTRGLMSGIYLDHNATSRPLPSVVLAITAALEGPCGNPGSAHEDGHRAARIVEDTREALASLLGNPAGRIVFTSGGTEANNLALKGIADARLAGNHARHAVTTAIEHPSVGTVCRLLSRNGWEITHVPPGPGGIVEADAVADAIRRDSAFCSVMLANNETGHFQPVAAISAHCRELSVPFHVDAVQAVGRAPLEIDALAADLLTLSFHKSHGPPGIGCLFVRDGVRIMARVHGGEQEGGLRAGTPDIPALAGLHAWIREVRKPAWSAGLAKCTTLRDRLEEGIVAALPGSSVNGDRAGRLPNTTHLYLGDVPGRALVNALALEGIAASRGSACAAGDPRPSHVLRAMGMDASRVDGSIRFSLGIHTTEEDIDEVLRRIPGAVESARAYADIAQGQAAPPGDGSDECCGQPLFPA
- a CDS encoding single-stranded DNA-binding protein, translated to MAGVNKVILVGHLGKDPELRYAQSGTAVANATLATTERRKNRDGDWDDHTEWHRLVFFGKTAETLSRYCKKGKQIYVEGSLQTRKWEDKEGQTRYTTEVRCFSMVMLGKAGDAGSASGGDYSQEKKEPAAATVESGGSYSEPEDDLPF